From a single Couchioplanes caeruleus genomic region:
- a CDS encoding DUF2231 domain-containing protein: MGTVNGLPAHILLVHAVVVLLPLAALLLVLTAAWPEARRRFAGPNAILSVLVVILVPLTTSAGEWLEERVPRTELLHDHAELGDTALFAAIPVALLALVVWWRHREATATGSLGGERAGGAGVATATGRRTYLAPLSVTITRIVTVLAVLIAGFAVFDTYRIGDSGAKAAWNDKVSSTPAHGGPDGD; the protein is encoded by the coding sequence ATGGGCACTGTCAACGGGCTGCCGGCGCACATCCTGCTCGTGCACGCCGTCGTGGTCCTGCTGCCACTCGCCGCGCTCCTGCTCGTCCTGACCGCCGCCTGGCCGGAGGCACGGCGCCGCTTCGCCGGGCCGAACGCGATCCTGTCCGTGCTCGTGGTGATCCTGGTGCCGCTGACGACGAGCGCCGGCGAGTGGCTGGAGGAGCGGGTTCCGCGCACGGAGCTGCTGCACGACCACGCGGAGCTCGGCGACACCGCCCTCTTCGCCGCGATCCCGGTGGCGCTGCTGGCCCTGGTGGTCTGGTGGCGGCACCGCGAGGCCACGGCCACCGGGTCCCTCGGCGGGGAGCGGGCCGGCGGCGCGGGCGTCGCGACCGCCACCGGGCGGCGGACCTACCTGGCCCCGCTGTCGGTCACGATCACCCGGATCGTCACCGTGCTGGCCGTGCTCATCGCCGGTTTCGCCGTGTTCGACACGTACCGCATCGGTGACTCCGGCGCGAAGGCGGCGTGGAACGACAAGGTCAGCTCGACGCCGGCCCACGGGGGCCCGGACGGGGACTGA